One window of Syntrophorhabdaceae bacterium genomic DNA carries:
- a CDS encoding septal ring lytic transglycosylase RlpA family protein, which produces MRSSIRRYGILVLLILPASLFLVDCSVVKAPYYVVSGAIKGGYYAVKGTYELTAGTTKIVYTIGKYTFKVTKAPLDWAFANEDIEDIDDMPPREAIRKGRVRTAPYTVKGKRYYPMSVEQAKSYEETGTASWYGYETLRYNASRMTANGEVFDPKQMTAAHKYLPLPTHVKVTNLENNRSVIVRVNDRGPFPSDKNPSSGQRIIDVSAGAAKKLGFYNKGLARVRVEAIQLEKGG; this is translated from the coding sequence GTGCGATCTTCGATCAGGCGATATGGGATTCTCGTTCTTCTCATCCTTCCCGCCTCCCTTTTTCTTGTCGACTGCTCGGTGGTCAAGGCACCCTATTACGTCGTCAGCGGCGCCATAAAGGGTGGCTACTATGCCGTAAAAGGTACCTACGAACTCACCGCGGGGACGACGAAGATCGTCTACACCATCGGAAAATATACCTTCAAAGTGACGAAGGCGCCTCTGGACTGGGCCTTTGCAAATGAAGACATCGAAGACATCGACGATATGCCGCCCAGGGAGGCCATCCGCAAGGGCCGGGTAAGGACAGCCCCTTACACGGTCAAGGGAAAGAGATATTATCCCATGTCCGTGGAGCAGGCGAAATCCTACGAGGAAACCGGAACAGCCTCATGGTACGGCTACGAGACCCTGCGTTACAACGCGTCCCGCATGACCGCGAACGGCGAGGTCTTCGACCCGAAACAGATGACGGCAGCGCACAAGTACCTGCCCCTCCCGACGCACGTGAAGGTCACGAACCTTGAGAACAACCGCTCCGTCATCGTAAGGGTCAACGATAGGGGGCCATTCCCCAGCGACAAGAACCCTTCATCAGGTCAAAGGATAATCGACGTGTCCGCCGGCGCTGCAAAGAAGCTGGGATTCTACAACAAAGGGCTGGCAAGGGTACGGGTTGAAGCGATACAGCTGGAAAAGGGAGGTTGA
- a CDS encoding hotdog fold thioesterase translates to MNEHLEIAKKQFEKDRYAGSMGIVLDELTDNTIRMHMRLRGDMLNFYDRPHGAVIYSLADAAFSVLGNNKNNISVALDCSITYHASPDAKAMLIVEGEMLSMNRRTAAFIFNVYVDDGGMRTPIATMKSVSYRTGRPIDPDIAQ, encoded by the coding sequence ATGAATGAACATCTGGAAATCGCAAAAAAGCAATTCGAGAAAGATCGATATGCCGGATCGATGGGCATCGTCCTCGACGAGCTTACAGACAACACGATTCGCATGCACATGCGTCTCAGGGGGGACATGTTGAATTTCTATGACCGGCCTCATGGAGCGGTCATATACTCCCTTGCCGATGCCGCTTTCTCGGTCCTGGGGAACAATAAGAACAACATTTCCGTCGCTCTCGATTGTTCCATTACCTACCACGCAAGCCCCGATGCGAAAGCAATGCTTATCGTGGAAGGTGAGATGCTCTCGATGAACAGGCGGACGGCTGCTTTCATTTTCAACGTGTATGTCGATGACGGCGGCATGCGTACCCCGATTGCCACCATGAAAAGCGTGTCGTACCGGACGGGCAGACCGATCGACCCCGATATCGCTCAGTAA
- a CDS encoding pseudouridine synthase — MNIPLPTIEGVGPSCLRLSCGPQTNIIEYLKERFPKIPSSIWISRMNKGRVVDENGIPLRPDSPCRKGGYVFYYRELEEEAQIPFEASILYRDDDILVTDKPHFLPVVPSGRFLHETLLVRLKKMLSLEDLVPIHRIDRETAGVVIFSHNPSTRGDYASLFQKQKVEKVYEALAPALPNEDFPIIRRSCLAEGKPFFRMQEIDGAPNSETRIEIFERRGGVALYRLIPLTGRKHQLRVHCAALGIPIVNDRLYPDVQPAGEDDFSIPLKLLARSVSFPDPLTGRHRYFESKRELS, encoded by the coding sequence TTGAACATACCTCTTCCTACTATCGAAGGCGTGGGGCCGAGCTGTCTCAGGCTGTCCTGCGGACCTCAGACAAACATCATCGAGTACCTCAAGGAACGATTTCCAAAGATTCCATCGTCAATATGGATCTCACGGATGAACAAGGGGCGGGTCGTCGATGAAAATGGGATTCCCTTAAGACCGGACAGTCCCTGCCGCAAGGGAGGCTATGTCTTTTACTACCGTGAGCTGGAAGAGGAAGCCCAGATTCCCTTCGAAGCAAGCATCCTTTACCGGGATGACGATATCCTCGTGACCGACAAGCCCCATTTCCTGCCCGTCGTGCCTTCCGGCAGATTTCTCCATGAGACCCTTCTTGTTCGGCTGAAGAAGATGCTCTCTCTTGAAGACCTCGTGCCCATCCATCGTATCGACAGGGAGACTGCCGGAGTGGTGATATTCTCCCATAATCCGTCAACCCGAGGGGACTACGCGTCACTCTTCCAGAAGCAGAAAGTGGAAAAGGTATATGAAGCACTGGCGCCGGCCCTCCCGAACGAGGACTTTCCCATTATCCGTCGCAGTTGCCTTGCGGAGGGGAAGCCGTTTTTCCGGATGCAGGAGATCGATGGGGCCCCAAACTCGGAGACCCGCATCGAGATTTTTGAGAGGAGAGGGGGCGTGGCCCTTTACCGGTTGATCCCCCTGACGGGAAGAAAACACCAGCTCCGGGTGCATTGTGCGGCGCTGGGGATTCCGATAGTCAACGACAGGCTCTACCCGGATGTGCAGCCCGCGGGAGAGGACGATTTTTCTATTCCCCTCAAGCTGCTGGCGAGGTCCGTCTCCTTTCCGGACCCCCTGACGGGCCGCCATCGATATTTTGAGAGCAAAAGAGAGCTGTCTTGA
- a CDS encoding DRTGG domain-containing protein, producing the protein MKDILDAEVFIGNDQLEMEVETAFGADLMSDVLAFAKPGSLLLTGLTNPQIIRTSDVLDIAAIILVRGKRPLPETIQLAEELRIPLLSTKFILFEAVGRLYAKGIRGCIEKVGKKRDLS; encoded by the coding sequence GTGAAAGACATCCTGGATGCCGAAGTTTTCATAGGTAACGATCAGTTGGAAATGGAGGTAGAAACTGCCTTTGGCGCCGACCTGATGAGTGACGTCCTGGCTTTCGCCAAGCCGGGAAGTCTCTTGCTCACCGGCCTCACGAATCCTCAGATTATCCGTACATCCGATGTTCTTGATATCGCAGCCATCATATTGGTGCGCGGAAAGCGCCCTTTACCGGAAACGATCCAGCTTGCGGAGGAATTACGAATACCCCTTTTGTCAACAAAGTTTATCCTCTTCGAAGCCGTCGGCCGTCTCTATGCCAAAGGAATCCGTGGCTGCATAGAAAAGGTCGGCAAGAAACGTGACCTCTCGTGA
- a CDS encoding ATP-binding protein, producing the protein MTSRETLVYKKSFLVAAGFEYAGRVSGQVKTILTGMGLPKETIRRASVVTYEAEMNICSYADRGTIVLRVKPNFVIIEATDEGQGISDIGLAMKEGYSTATDKIRSMGFGAGMGLSNMKHFSDTFRIISEVGKGTHLKMLIRIRKDADNS; encoded by the coding sequence GTGACCTCTCGTGAGACATTAGTCTATAAAAAATCATTTCTCGTAGCAGCAGGGTTTGAATATGCGGGACGCGTCTCCGGCCAGGTCAAAACGATCCTGACGGGCATGGGTCTCCCCAAGGAGACCATACGGAGGGCCTCCGTCGTCACCTACGAGGCGGAGATGAATATCTGCTCCTACGCGGACCGGGGCACGATAGTGCTCCGGGTGAAACCCAACTTTGTGATAATCGAAGCAACAGACGAGGGCCAGGGCATAAGCGATATCGGATTGGCCATGAAGGAAGGCTATTCCACCGCCACGGACAAGATTCGGAGCATGGGTTTCGGGGCCGGCATGGGGCTATCCAATATGAAGCACTTCTCGGACACCTTCCGCATCATCTCCGAGGTCGGCAAAGGCACCCACCTCAAAATGCTCATACGCATCCGCAAGGATGCAGATAACTCGTGA
- a CDS encoding transglycosylase SLT domain-containing protein, producing the protein MGVYDSLMAGCAKKGYARVKGHSHYNDPIDNAPGRPAGRSRRWGDASAAVQEQVIEAVVRSSRQHDLSASDTARVLAIVRAESGFNPDAASNESAAGFGQFLDGTRGDYGIAKEDMFDISSNARAVVEYYVKCRKKAESEGLDDAGKDARTYKYYHDGLYSDNKDSGGTAAFSKPDGVGEWIHKIEDALNPNYVPGVEEQPGGVSRELAASASPLSGKLESEGEDDDLWFRPGMSM; encoded by the coding sequence ATGGGTGTGTATGATTCCCTCATGGCAGGGTGCGCCAAGAAAGGGTATGCCAGAGTAAAAGGTCATTCCCACTATAACGACCCGATAGACAATGCACCGGGAAGACCTGCCGGTAGGAGTCGAAGATGGGGAGATGCGTCCGCTGCAGTTCAGGAACAGGTGATAGAAGCCGTAGTCAGGTCAAGTCGGCAGCATGACCTCAGCGCAAGCGATACGGCGAGGGTCCTGGCGATTGTTCGGGCGGAGTCGGGATTCAACCCCGATGCCGCGTCAAATGAATCAGCCGCCGGTTTTGGGCAATTCCTGGATGGGACGAGAGGGGATTATGGGATTGCGAAAGAGGATATGTTTGACATATCGTCCAATGCCAGGGCAGTCGTAGAGTATTATGTGAAGTGCAGGAAGAAGGCGGAAAGCGAAGGTCTGGATGATGCTGGAAAAGATGCAAGAACCTATAAATACTACCACGATGGCTTATATTCCGATAACAAGGATTCCGGGGGTACCGCGGCCTTTAGCAAACCCGACGGTGTCGGTGAGTGGATCCATAAGATCGAAGACGCGCTGAATCCCAACTACGTTCCGGGAGTAGAGGAACAACCTGGCGGTGTCTCCAGGGAGCTCGCTGCGTCAGCTTCCCCTTTGTCGGGGAAGTTGGAATCCGAAGGGGAAGACGACGATCTCTGGTTCCGGCCGGGGATGAGCATGTGA
- a CDS encoding type II toxin-antitoxin system VapC family toxin produces MKLVLDTNIYVDFGQGRQEVVDLIATRGTEILLPVIVLGELFYGFQKGSKSKENEARFRRFVTSVGVSIIDVDEEVARKYSLVYSVLSAKGTPIPINDVWIAACCMSVGGTLLTRDRHFEQIEQIDKMILS; encoded by the coding sequence ATGAAGCTTGTCCTCGATACGAACATCTATGTCGATTTCGGCCAGGGAAGGCAGGAAGTGGTAGATCTCATTGCAACGCGAGGCACAGAGATCCTTCTGCCCGTCATTGTCCTGGGAGAGCTGTTCTATGGTTTTCAGAAGGGAAGCAAGAGCAAGGAGAATGAGGCAAGGTTCCGGCGCTTCGTGACGAGTGTGGGTGTTTCGATAATAGATGTCGATGAAGAGGTTGCCCGGAAGTACTCGCTCGTGTATTCCGTACTCTCCGCGAAAGGAACCCCCATTCCGATAAACGATGTCTGGATAGCCGCCTGCTGCATGAGCGTCGGCGGCACTCTTCTCACTCGGGACCGGCACTTCGAACAGATTGAACAGATAGATAAGATGATCCTCTCATAG
- a CDS encoding DUF1778 domain-containing protein, which yields MPVSLRIPPKKEEMIRRAAKKEGKTKTAFILDAIDEKLGLAADREQLIRKAAGWLTSEEASELRENLQVFEEIREGDWK from the coding sequence ATGCCTGTCAGTCTTAGGATCCCGCCGAAAAAAGAAGAGATGATCAGGCGGGCGGCGAAGAAAGAGGGGAAAACAAAGACCGCCTTCATACTCGATGCTATCGATGAGAAGCTGGGTCTTGCGGCAGATCGCGAGCAGCTTATCAGGAAGGCGGCGGGGTGGTTGACCTCCGAAGAGGCCTCGGAACTGAGAGAGAACCTTCAGGTCTTTGAAGAGATCCGTGAAGGTGATTGGAAATGA
- a CDS encoding ribonuclease HI family protein, producing the protein MSEYIDKIKIYIDGCSKGNPGHAACGVVILDGNDKTLCECSEYLGEKTNNEAEYGALLKALEIAPKYCTLDIEIHSDSQLVAKQMNRQFRIKQPHLLKLNQEARKRMLVFRNVSMIQVPREHPFIKKADKLADAEIQRMIYGR; encoded by the coding sequence GTGTCAGAATATATAGACAAAATTAAGATTTATATTGATGGATGTTCGAAGGGAAATCCAGGTCATGCAGCGTGTGGGGTAGTAATTCTTGATGGGAATGATAAAACGCTATGTGAATGCAGCGAATATCTTGGAGAAAAGACGAATAATGAGGCGGAGTATGGTGCCTTATTAAAGGCATTAGAAATAGCTCCTAAATATTGCACGCTCGATATCGAGATACATTCAGATAGCCAATTGGTTGCAAAACAAATGAATCGACAATTCAGAATAAAACAACCACATTTATTGAAGTTGAATCAGGAGGCAAGGAAGAGAATGTTGGTGTTTCGGAATGTCAGTATGATTCAAGTTCCACGAGAACATCCTTTTATCAAAAAAGCGGATAAATTGGCAGATGCTGAGATTCAGAGAATGATATATGGTAGATAA